The Thamnophis elegans isolate rThaEle1 chromosome Z, rThaEle1.pri, whole genome shotgun sequence DNA window TACAAAGAGCATATTCACACACCGCTCACAAAGGACCAGATTTCCTATAAACATTATCAGCTTCGGTACCTGTAGTCTACCTTTTATGCTCTCGAATAAAATTACCTCCTTTCCAAGCAGCAGCATTCTTGCAAAATCCCAGCTCATAATGGAATCCCTGTTTAACAATAGTTATGCTGAGAGAGTTGACTGAAGGGATTAAAAGGTTCTTGAAAGCTTTCCAATTAGTGTATTTGGGGATTAATCTATTTGGGGTTCTCTTTTTTTCCACATCTGATTTTTTAATGTCTCTTTCATTCCCTTTCTCTACCACCCAAAAGCCACCAGTGCCACTCAAAGACATTGACGTGAAGTTCTCCAGTGAAGAGTGGGCTTTGCTAACTGAGGAGCAACGAGCACTGTATGATGATGTCACGCTTGAGAACTTTCAGAATGTGTCCACTCTGGGTGAGGACTGGCCAGTTTTCTTCAGCCCTCTTTGTTTTCATGGCAACTCAGGAACAATGCTTTTCTCGTTCCATGATGAATCTAgcttctaatgcagtgtttctcaaccttggccacttgaagatgtctggacttcaactcccagaatcccccagccagctggctggggaattctgggagttgaagtccagacatcttcaagtggccaaggttgagaaacactgcatccagacatcttcaagtagccaaggttgagaaacactgttctaatgctTCTCATCATGACCCAAATGACCGGAGGGGGGATTTCTAGTCCACAACATTTGGAGAACATCTGTCTTAGAACGTTAGGTTAGCAGGACCCTGGAGTTCTTGGGGAAATGATAGCTGTGTCCAGACAATAGTGTTATTGTCTGAACTTTCTAATATTCtgtaaaagtatttatttatttggttcagACACTGCCTTTCATTCAGGAATTcaaagcagtgatgggttgctcccggttcagctcagttcggctgaaccagtaatgacagcagtgggaggctctgcccacccgcccgggcgcttctgcgcatgcacagaagcgagcACGAGCCAACTgctagtaaaccggttagcaaccctcACTGGTTCAAGGTGATATATAAGTAgccctcattttatgacctcaattgagaccagaatttccattgctaagcaagttgttaagtgagtcatgcccaattttgcaacctttttttccacagttgttaaacaaatcactgcagttaaatgaATCGTGacatcattgactttgcttgctggaagtgtctgggaaagtcacaaatgatcAGGTTCATGTAATCCCAGGATTCTGTAACTTTCGTTAAATAcatgccaaacatccaaattttgctcATGTGATCTTGGGGATGCTGCGACAGTCGTAATTGAGAGGACTGgttataaattactttttttcagtacccTTGTCATTTtaaagtcactaaacaaatcattgcaattcgaggattacctatacatAGCAAATTCTTCCCATAGCAACCCTGGAAGTTAGATTGGCCAAAGAGCGAGAGACGGACCCAAAGTCATCTAATGAACTTCTGGGGTTGAGGCTGAGCTTGAAcactgcctgcctgccaccaTTCCACCACCTTCGCTACTATGCTGAACTGGCCCTGCACAGGTTAATCAGGGACATTCAAGGGAAAGAGAATAGCACTGACATTGGTGCATCCTTGTTTATCTCTTGTTCTGTTCTAGATCAATTCTCCCTTCTCCTGCctgttttaatgtttaatgtagTAGCTCTTTGTGTTTGACCTGACTTTCAGAATTTTTCACTGAGAAATTGGGAAGCCATAAACCTTTGGTTATGCTTCTTTCTCTTACGCTTCTTTCTCTTGGGTAGGAATTCCTCTGGAGAAACCAGAGATAATCACCCGGATACAGCAAGGAGGAGAATTGTATTTTCAGAATAATACTATCAACTCTCCAAAAGATCGATTCACAGGTAAGGAAGAAGACTGAACAGGGAGTTTAGTTATGATCCACCTAACCTGTTGCCTAGTTCTTTATAGCCTAATttttacaacacacacacacacacacacacacacactcacacacacacacatattttcatATAGACAGCCATATTAATAAGCCCTGTTTGTTCTGGTATTAGCAGGAGAAattaggtaaatgtaaaggttcccctcacacatatgtgctagtcattcccgaatctaggggccggtgctcatctccgtttcaaagctgaagagccagcattgtcgccatggtcatgtggccggcatgactaaacactgaaggcatttggaacgctgttacctccccaccaaaagtggttcctatttttctactagcatttttacattctttcaaagtgctaggtagggagaagctgggacaagtaatgggagctcactccattatgcggcagtagggattcgaaccgctgaactgctgacctttctgatcaataagctcagcatcttagtcactgatcGACTGCATCCCTTAGCAGCAGGAATTATGATTTAAATTACTTGGAGGGTGGGCTATGTGTGTGCAAATTATCCAGGGATGTCTGCAGGAGAGAGTCAAAGACGTTAAGATGGCGGGCACAACTCTATGATCAAAACTTCACCCCTTTTGAATATATTTCATAAAAGATGTAAAAGGGATGAGACTTCAATAGCACAATCAAGGGTGCTGTTTGAGTGGCTTTGACCCATTATTATTGAGGGAGCTATCCATGTACTTATCGGTAAACAACCCACTGGTGGAGTCCCAGACCCAATTTGCAACCCCAGAACACATCCAGAGTATACTCCCAAAATTTGACAACAAAATTTGCACCAATATATTTTCTACTTTTTCATCCCCAAAGAGATGAATAGACATGGTAGATTTCCCCAGAACTTAACACACctttaacctttttaaaaagccatgttttcctcccctcctccatccagccAACCCTGTACCATCAGCTTTCAGAGAATACCTctcaaagaaagaagaggaaaagtaTACCCTTGTTATTTTTCTATGAATCAGAGCAATGCCTATCacatcaaccagtggtgggttctggatcccggtgcaccccgtatggtgcaacggggccagccgcctaccacatgaacatgcgcagcgtgcgcatgtgtacttaccacccgcgatgctccacgacgcctctgcaacgctccagctgctcggtggagcatcacgcaggcgccatGCACTCCGTGCGCTTGCACGGAAGccccgaaaacttcaaataccggtaaggagcgtgggtgggtgggccctccggagcaccgtaacGGAACGGTACCTACCTCCAGGTcttaacccaccactgacagcaACATGCAGTTTGGAAATCAAGAGAGAGCTTTCCTTACTCCGTTTCCTTAAGCCTATTTCCCAGTTAAAtaatggggctggggggggggggggaaagggagataACCTCTTCAGTTTCCTTAAAAGCAActgctcttccttctttcctttgcaGGAAACCAACATTCACCAACTGCTATCCAAGGGGTGGAAAAACGTTCTTTTTTAAAGAGAGCCACAAAAACAGTTAAGGTACAAGCCATCGCAATGGAAGTACCTCAGGAATATGTAGGTCTAGGGGAAACACTTGTCAAAGAGCCTTCTTCTAACTGTATCAAAGAGGTTGCTGCATCAGTGCCCCCAGCTAGTACCCTCCCCCTTAAAAAGCCATTGATTTCCTCAAAGAATAAatcttccaaaagaaagaagaaccAGTCATCTAGAACAGAGGAGCAGGCTTCCACAAAAGGTAGGCCTCAACCCTCATTGCTGCAGGAAAGATCTGGAAAAAAGGAATCGGGAAGCCAAATTTTGACTGCCAAATCTGGtaaacaaaagaagactctggtTCCTCAGGGTGCTAGGTCATCGCAGCTGAAGAAGCCAACTGCATCAGTAGGGCAGCAccccaaaaagaagaagaaatctgaGGTTCTGACTGAGCCACCCAAACCAAACAAGGAAATCCTGTTGGGTAAGAAGATTGTCCAGGACAAAGAGCATCAGGTGGCATCTCTGGAAATAAAAGTCCGTGAAGCCTCTCTCCCAGTCACCACGTGGAATCCTCCTTTCAGTGCCACTGTGGTCTCCGATCTCACGTGCCCAGATTGCGGGCGGTCCTTCAAGCAGAGATTTGACCTGCGCCAACACCGGTTCGTCCATACCCGGGAGAAGCCATATGCCTGCACATTGTGTGAAAAGTGTTTCAGACATCCAAGCAACTTACATATCCATTTGCGGACACATAGTGGGGAACGGCCCTATCAGTGTCCCGACTGCGGGAAAGCTTTTTCCCAAAGTTGCAACCTTCGGACTCATCGCAAGATCCATACAGGTAATAAGCCATACAAATGCTTTGTCTGTGGCAAGTCCTTCTGCCATAGCTCCAATCTCACCATCCATCAGCGAATACACACTGGAGAACGCCCTTATCCTTGCTCAGTCTGCTCCAAACGTTTCAGTGACAGGTCCACCCTGGTGCAGCATGAACGGACCCACACTGGCGAGAAGCCCTATGCTTGTGTGGTCTGTGGACACAGGTTCAGCCAGATATCTCACCTCGTGAAGCACGGCCGCATGCATCCAGATATCGGTGACCCAGCAGGGCCCCTGAAGACCCATCTCCCAACACTTCCAAAGGGGTCTTCATGCCACCTGGTAGAAAAGCCTCTTTCCGAATGAAGGGTCAGAAGCCACCTGCACGGGGTGAGAATCTTGCCTGGATTTCAAAAACATGGGCTTCTTCTTCCCAGGCTAATGGTCAGAAGAATTGCGCCACTACATAGAGATGGCTGGGCAAATTGGAAAGGCAAAAGAGAAACCAAGActtaaaataagcaaaagaaaTGGCTGGCGGAGAAGTAGTAACAGAAAGCGTAGGAAGGGATGACAGAATTGCTAAATCTGGAAGCCTCCCTTGCAAATAATCCGCTGTAAATTGCTAGATTTCATTAATCGCATTCAGAGgaacctctggaaaaaaaatagtccAGGTGTGCTATATAGtctgtaaaataaaaacaaatattcttGCAAAGTACTCTTTCCCAAGCatattttcctttaaaacaattctttttaaatatttgttttcttattcCTAACTACTTCCATAGCTTTTTGTGCTGCCATCATCTCCAGGGATTAGCAGTGCATATAGAAACAGATAACAGGTGGACAATTCAAGGCATCTTTGCTCCCTTAGTCATTATCACAGAAACAGCAGGAAAAAGCTTCTTGCAAGATGTAAGGAAAATGTATTGTGTTTGCAGTCAGCAATACTCATTAGCTCCTCCTGAGTTTGGagcaaatgagaaaaagaaatgagCTGAGAGGTTTGTGGAGTCGAAGAAGAGCTACCTGAaggcagagcagaggtggtattcagccagttctggctggttctggtgaaccggtagcggaaattttgagtagtttagagaactggcaaataccacctctggctggcctggTTCCCAATCTATTAGCTgtctcccgagttccagctgatcggttgggtcttctttttttgccctgcaGAGGAGAACGAGCTGGAAAGCATGTtggtggggtggagagggaatggacattttgcagtatccttcccctggagtggggtggaaatggagattttacaatatcctttccccaggagtggggaggaaatggggattttgcagtaaccttcccctgccatgcccccatgcccacagaaccagtagtaaaaaaaaagtttaatcccaccactgcagagcCAAGATACTTTTTTGACACAGGAATTTTGTAATGCCagcatgtttttaatttttcctaCCTCTGGAATTGCAGTGCATCTTCTACACCAGGGTTCCCCAACCATGACAGCttcaagatctgtggacttctacttccagaatttcccagccagccagccagagataatgttatttttaaatatatatatatatttaaaattggactgatatatttttatatatatatcagtcCAAATACTAGTTAAATGTAAAGATTAAAAAGTAACAGCTTGGCTGTTCTTTAtgatcaaataaatatttatttttgaaatgtgtCTTTGGGAGGAAATCTTCCACTGCATAGTATACTATAGAGATTTCTCTCTCCTGTTATTATGGACTGGAACCAAGAGATGGGCAATCAAGGACACCTCCACTGAATGGACTGTGGCTTGTATCTATCTTTTTTCCTGGAGCAGCTTATTTATTACAGAATTAAATATACAAAGGCCAAATCCTTTATTTAAAGTTTTGCTCAACCCAACAATGAAGTAAATGGAGTCTGGAAAAGCAAATGGATAGAATGAACTGTAAAGCCATGGGTGTAAAGTATAATGCTAAAATAAACTACAGTATTTGGATTTATGTTGTTATTGTTTCATTTACTATTATTGACAATTATTAGGTTTGGAATTAGGCTGGAATATTATAAGTATTTTAAATGGAAGCCTTAATAATGTTTTATATAAGTTgcataagtgaattttgcctcattttacaacctctcttgccccacttaagtgaattactacaattgttaagttagtaacttcaGTTGttgtgaatatggcttccccattggctttgcttgtcaaaaggttataAAAAGTGATcttatgaccctgggacagtacaaccatcataaatatgagtcagttgctaagcttctgaattttaaccacatgaccatggcaatATCACAGTGGTTATTAAGCggtaaaaatgatcataagtcattttctttcagtaccattgtaacttcagacaatcattaaatgaattgttgcaagtcGGGGACTACATATTCTGAACAAATCACACTATTATATGACTTTGTATGGTATATGAACTGATTGAGCTTGCTCAACCTAGCTGCCTGGAGTTACAAAAAATctggacagaataacagagttggaagggaccttggaggtcctctaatcCCACCCTCTactgaagcaggagatcctatacccatgatggcaaacctatggcacgtgtgcccaaagtggcacgtggagccatgtcACTTGGCATGCTCAGcgttgcctgttcctcttccgaggttcagaccaatggctgtccaatctgttcttaaaaatctccagtaatggaACACCTACAACTTCCGGAGGGAAACCAACCTTGATCTTGTCCAAACCCTTTCATCACATGAAGAAACATTCAATGAATGTTTCTTCATGTGACAAAAGAACATGCGTCATAGAATGCATTCAGTATTTCATACAATTAGAAACTGCAAAGGGCCTCTTAAAGACTCTTAAGCTACCAAGACCAAACCTCTGCTCAGtacaggaatttaaaaaaataatcttgggaGAAATAGCTGTGCCGCCTCTAGAATATTAATTCTAAAAAAATACCTCAGAGAGGACTTCCGGTTGACATCGCAGTGATATCAGACACAGGGAACAGGTCTCCGTGTTCCCTGTGCTGACTTCCTGTGCTGGTGGGCTCCAGGAGGAGTCAAAGCTGCCCTGCAGGGGTGGTGAAACAAAGAGGGGTGCCCTGTGAGATCAAGGAGAGTTGCAGCTCTCCTGTCTGACCTGGGGCTCTTTTTCCCTCTCAGCCATGGCAAGGAGACGAGAATGCTTAAAGATGGCTGCCACAAAGCTGTAACAACCAAAGAACAGCAATTAAGACTGGTGTTGGAGCAAAGCAGGGGAACAGTGACCGGAACTGGGGGAGGGTTTTTGCCTTAAACTTAACCCCAAGGAATAATCTGGAACTTTTTGCTCAGAATTATTTGTTAAAGCAGTGTCTAAGCATTCTGATAAATACCAGACTGGAAGAGGAAGATactagagagaaaaataataaattatgaaATGTATAGAAAATTGGACTCTTAAACTGGGAAGATGCGGTACTgggaaggcattttaaaatgctggaattattCACCTATAAAACTTATTCTGCTTTTATAATTGATTTATAACTAAAATGACAATTACCCCGTGGTAATACTGAAATTTAAGCTAAGAGTGTCACCTGCTGACAAAAGGAAACACTACAAGCTTGGAAATATGTATGAGACGGACTATGAAAATATTTACTGGAATATTCCCAACTACCCCAAGACTATTGGAgatttaaatacaaaaataagCAAGCTACTTAATTAAAGGAACCCCTGAAAGACTTCTAATAACCTCTGGGATTATTCAAATTGAACTGACTGTTTACCTTTGGGAAATAAAGAACTGTGATTAGTGCACTCCTTGCAGGGCAACCTAAGGACTGAATAAATAACTCTTGGATTGTTGAACAAAAgtggaatttcttttttaaaacaaaataagatgcTTTATAAGGAAGAACCAAGTGAAACATTGAAGGAGGTGgcgtttttttttcccaaaacacAAAAGACATTATGGATAAAGGATTTAAGGAGattatggaaaaaatggaaaatgctaTACAAGGGATGATGAGCAAAGACCAAGGCATCCAGGAATGGGAGGAGCTGATAATAGAATTGCAGGAAAAGACTGAgatgaaaaacagaaaataaaagaagaagacaaGGAGACAACAAGGAAAATAACAGTGACTGATTAattaaaccaagggaaaaatatATTAAGAGAGTCAAAAAGAGAATTGGAGATACAGGAAGATAcctttgaaagggagataggaGAATGGGCAGAAATTCTGGAAACTACGCAGTGGAGGAGGGTAGAGGTGGGAAAATACTCAGATTGAACAGCCAAGAAGCAGATGTAGAAAGAGATAAAGATCCTagagaggaatatgggagacaaaccaaaaagaaaaaagcataacaattaaagtattgaagcgggAAAATGATGATGGATAGacgatttttcatttttttaatttgatttgattttcctctctctttcctttctttttttttgtaggtaggtgacatgattagaaattaggtaggatagaaagaatttttttttaaacaaagggtGACATGagtaaaagttagaataagagatagaaataaaagaaagggggaatattagtatatacacttttatataataaaataaaataataataataagagaaaacatggaataatagtAGAATAATGACAGATTGaaactttatataaatatgtattactattagaaatatataagttggttgaaAGTAATAATTATGACTAatgctattagttttatttgtattagaatgtataaCACCCAGTGCCACAATGTTTACGCATTAATgtttgtaaaaatataaataaaaatttaaaaacttcCAAAAAAATCTCAGAGTGATGGTTGTGC harbors:
- the LOC116521614 gene encoding LOW QUALITY PROTEIN: zinc finger protein 583-like (The sequence of the model RefSeq protein was modified relative to this genomic sequence to represent the inferred CDS: inserted 1 base in 1 codon), with the protein product MTHLNSFLESCLDPSHWFGKTIATTMETGLSFDRKSQLQPTSKDHSTNATERPSLVHRGNTEELIPQRTNQSQEGPPKTSQCWKDAGNESSLVVTQVLQSMSSQSWPDAMNHEKLQSNKTDSPLKSSEPASSPEEIVTGVDAVPEVVSPLSLPLQNTWMLQLHLEDDIEDYLEGFESVAYNNRWPRAEWVAKLKPYLSRKALLACNILEPNLANDYDVVKERILHQYGITTEMQRQCFRQFRYQEATGPRETCQILQTLGQRWLKPERHTKEQILELLILEQFLIILPPEIQDWVRGCCPETCAQVVDLVESFQLGNEPPVPLKDIDVKFSSEEWALLTEEQRALYDDVTLENFQNVSTLGIPLEKPEIITRIQQGGELYFQNNTINSPKDRFTGNQHSPTAIQGVEKRSFLKRATKTVKVQAIAMEVPQEYVGLGETLVKEPSSNCIKEVAASVPPASTLPLKKPLISSKNKSSKRKKNQSSRTEEQASTKGRPQPSLLQERSGKKESGSQILTAKSGKQKKTLVPQGARSSQLKKPTASVGQHPKKKKKSEVLTEPPKPNKEILLGKKIVQDKEHQVASLEIKVREASLPVTTWNPPFSATVVSDLTCPDCGRSFKQRFDLRQHRFVHTREKPYACTLCEKCFRHPSNLHIHLRTHSGERPYQCPDCGKAFSQSCNLRTHRKIHTGNKPYKCFVCGKSFCHSSNLTIHQRIHTGERPYPCSVCSKRFSDRSTLVQHERTHTGEKPYACVVCGHRFSQISHLVKHGRMHPDIGDPAGPXEDPSPNTSKGVFMPPGRKASFRMKGQKPPARGENLAWISKTWASSSQANGQKNCATT